GCGCGAGAAGCTCACCGCAGCGCAACTGGCCGAAACCGGTCCTTACTGCTCTGGTTCCTATATCGAACCAATTCGTCCTGGCATGAATGACAAGACGAATAAAAGTGACGCGCCTACCTTCGTCGGAGCCAAGGCGTCCCGCTACAAGCAGGATGAGCAGATCGCTTCCCTGGCCGGTGACGTGGTACTGCGTCAAGGCAGCATGCAGGCTGAAGCCGATGAAGCGAGCCTGTACCAGGCCGAGAGCCGTGGCGAACTGGACGGCAACGTGCGTATTCGCGACAACGGCGCGCTGATCGTCGGCGACCATGCCGAAGTGCAGCTCGACACCGGTGAAGCCAAGGTCGACAACGCCGAATACGTGATGCACAAATCCCGTATCCGCGGTAACGCTTTGTACGCCAAGCGTGCCGAGAACGCGATCATCCGTCTCAAGGATGGTACGTACACCACGTGCGAACCGAACAGCAACGCCTGGCAGCTCAAGGGTAATAACATCACCCTGAACCCGGCCACCGGCTTCGGTACCGCGACCAACGTGACCCTGCGCGTCAAGGACTTCCCGATCCTTTACACGCCTTACATCTATTTCCCGATCGACGACCGTCGTCAGTCCGGCTTCCTGCCACCGACCATCGGCAGCGGCAGCGATACCGGCTTCCTGCTGGTCACCCCGTACTACTTCAACCTGGCGCCGAACTACGACGCCACGTTGTATCCGCGCTACATGAGCAAGCGTGGCCTGCTGATGGAAGGCGAATTCCGCTACCTGACCAAGTCCAGCGAAGGTCAGTTCGGTGCCGCGTACCTCAACGACGACGATACCGAGCGCAGTCAGCAGACCGACTACGAAAAAACCCGCTATATGTACAACTGGCAGCACAAGGGTGGCCTCGACTCGCGCGTCTTCACCCAGGTCGACTACACCAAGATCAGTGATCCGTATTACTTCCAGGATCTGGAAACTGATCAGATCGGTGTTAAAAGCGCGGATTACGTCAACCAGCAGGGTTCCGTTACCTACCGTGGCGACAGCTACTCCGCTCGCTTGAACGCCCAGGCTTATGAGCTGGCGACCGTTTCGAACATCACACCGTATGACCGTTTGCCGCAGATCACCCTCAATGGTCAGCTGCCAATGCACCCTAACGGTCTGAACTTCGATTACGAGACCGAAATCGTGCGGTTTGACCGCGACTTGAAGACCGGTCTGTTCTCCGATGAAAACGGCAACGTTACGCCTCGCCTGGACACTAACGTGACCGGCCTGGCCCGTGCCAACGGCGACCGGCTCAATCTCAAGCCAGGTGTCAGCCTGCCGTTGAACTGGACCTATGGCTTTGTGAAGCCATCGCTCAAGTATCAATACACCCAGTACCAGCTGGATCTCGACGCACGGGGCAAGTCTCAAATTGCCGCCCAGGACGCTGAAACCGATCGACTGTACGGCACATTCAGCAGCAACCAGAACCGTGGCGTGCCGATCGCCAGCATCGACAGCGGTCTTTATTTCGATCGCGACACGACCTGGTTCGGCAAGGGCTATCGTCAGACCCTGGAACCTCGCCTGTTCTATCTCTATGTTCCGGAGAAAGACCAGTCCGACATTCCTGTGTTCGACACTGGTGAATACACCTTCAACTACGCATCGCTGTTCCGCGACAACCGTTTCTCCGGCAACGACCGCGTCGGTGACGAGAACAAGCTGTCGCTGGGTGTGACCAACCGCTGGATCGAAGAAAACGGCTTCGAGCGTCAGACCATCAGCGTCGGCCAAGCCTTCTACTTCAGGGACCGTAAAGTCCAGCTGCCGGGTATCGACGCCCGAACCCGCGAAGACTCTCAGTCCGATGTTTCGCCTTATGCGCTGCAGTACGAATACCGTTGGAACCGCGACTGGCGCACGACTGCCGAATATAACTGGGACCCGGACAGCCGCAGCCCTCGCTCGGGTAGCGCGATGTTCCACTACCAGCCGGAAAACAACCCCAACAAGGTCATCAACGCCGGCTACCGCTATCGTAATGACCAGGTCCGCTATGACCAGAACACCGGTCAATGGTCGGTGGGTGGTGGTGACTACGGCACGCCGGGCCAACCTGGCTACGTGAAGGATTACTACAAGATCCAGCAGCACGACTTCTCGGTGATCTGGCCGATCGTGCCGCAATGGAACGCCATCAGCCGCTGGCAGTATGACTACAACCGTAACCGTACCCTGGAAGCCTTCGGTGGTTTCGAGTACGACAGTTGCTGCTGGAAACTGCGCCTGATCAACCGTTACTGGGTTTCCTACGACGAATTCAGTCAGGAAGCTCCGCAAAACGAAAAAGGCGACCACGGCATCTTCCTACAAATCGTTCTGAAAGGTCTCGGCGGCCTCACCGGCGCCAAAGTAGAGAGCTTCCTCGACAAAGGCATCCAAGGTTATCGTGAACGTGAAGACCAAGCTTTCTGATTGTCTGCGCCCGCTCGTACTGGGCGCGCTGTTCCTGGGTACTGCGGCGAATGCCGCAGTACAGTCCATTGATAGAGTGGTGGCCATTGTCGACAACGATGTGGTCATGCAGAGCCAACTGGACCAGCGCGTTCACGAAGTTCAGCAAACCATCGCCAAGCGCGGTGCTGCCGTGCCACCAGCCAACGTGCTGGATCAACAGGTGCTCGAGCGCCTGATCGTCGAGAACCTGCAACTGCAGATCGGCGAACGCTCGGGCATTCGCATCACCGACGAAGAGCTGAACCAGGCCGTTGGCACCATTGCCCAGCGCAATAACATGTCGCTGGAACAGTTCCGTGCCGCGCTGTCGCGTGACGGCCTGTCCTACGAGGATGCTCGCGAGCAGATCCGTCGCGAAATGGTCATCAGCCGTGTGCGTCAACGCCGCGTGGCAGAACGCATCCAGGTGTCCGAGCAGGAAGTGAAGAACTTCCTGGCCTCCGACCTGGGCAAGATGCAGCTGTCCGAGGAATTCCGCCTGGCCAACATCCTGATTCCTACGCCGGAAAGCGCCAACTCCGACGCGATTCAGAATGCAGCCAAGCAGGCCGACGCGGTTTACCAGCAACTCCAGCAAGGTGCCGACTTCGCTCAACTGGCGATTGCCAAATCCGCCAGCGAAACCGCACTGGAAGGCGGCGACATGGGCTGGCGTAAAGCCGCGCAACTGCCACCTCCGTTCGACCGCATGCTGAGCACCATGAACACGGGTGATATCACCGCGCCCATGCGCACCCCGGGCGGCTTCATCATCCTGAAGATCCTCGACAAGCGTGGCGGTGAAGCCCAGGTCCGTGACGAAGTGCATGTTCGTCATATCCTGGTCAAACCA
This DNA window, taken from Pseudomonas sp. MYb118, encodes the following:
- the surA gene encoding peptidylprolyl isomerase SurA, which gives rise to MKTKLSDCLRPLVLGALFLGTAANAAVQSIDRVVAIVDNDVVMQSQLDQRVHEVQQTIAKRGAAVPPANVLDQQVLERLIVENLQLQIGERSGIRITDEELNQAVGTIAQRNNMSLEQFRAALSRDGLSYEDAREQIRREMVISRVRQRRVAERIQVSEQEVKNFLASDLGKMQLSEEFRLANILIPTPESANSDAIQNAAKQADAVYQQLQQGADFAQLAIAKSASETALEGGDMGWRKAAQLPPPFDRMLSTMNTGDITAPMRTPGGFIILKILDKRGGEAQVRDEVHVRHILVKPSPIRDEAKTKALADSLYSRIEAGEDFAELAKSYSEDPGSALNGGDLNWIDPNALVPEFREVMAKTPQGQLSKPFQTQYGWHVLEVLGRRATDSTNQAREQQAMTVLRNRKYDEELQTWLRQIRDEAYVEIKLPGADQAAQ
- a CDS encoding LPS-assembly protein LptD; protein product: MALKSPAFRKKFPLLVTGSLLALQPLATSFVVAAEQYDCSVSASGAWDCAPKTPAAALPPRPVHDGSAVSSSGEASTESGSSEDTGAKPVLVTESKGRGLKSRSEDYSHLDWVPREKLTAAQLAETGPYCSGSYIEPIRPGMNDKTNKSDAPTFVGAKASRYKQDEQIASLAGDVVLRQGSMQAEADEASLYQAESRGELDGNVRIRDNGALIVGDHAEVQLDTGEAKVDNAEYVMHKSRIRGNALYAKRAENAIIRLKDGTYTTCEPNSNAWQLKGNNITLNPATGFGTATNVTLRVKDFPILYTPYIYFPIDDRRQSGFLPPTIGSGSDTGFLLVTPYYFNLAPNYDATLYPRYMSKRGLLMEGEFRYLTKSSEGQFGAAYLNDDDTERSQQTDYEKTRYMYNWQHKGGLDSRVFTQVDYTKISDPYYFQDLETDQIGVKSADYVNQQGSVTYRGDSYSARLNAQAYELATVSNITPYDRLPQITLNGQLPMHPNGLNFDYETEIVRFDRDLKTGLFSDENGNVTPRLDTNVTGLARANGDRLNLKPGVSLPLNWTYGFVKPSLKYQYTQYQLDLDARGKSQIAAQDAETDRLYGTFSSNQNRGVPIASIDSGLYFDRDTTWFGKGYRQTLEPRLFYLYVPEKDQSDIPVFDTGEYTFNYASLFRDNRFSGNDRVGDENKLSLGVTNRWIEENGFERQTISVGQAFYFRDRKVQLPGIDARTREDSQSDVSPYALQYEYRWNRDWRTTAEYNWDPDSRSPRSGSAMFHYQPENNPNKVINAGYRYRNDQVRYDQNTGQWSVGGGDYGTPGQPGYVKDYYKIQQHDFSVIWPIVPQWNAISRWQYDYNRNRTLEAFGGFEYDSCCWKLRLINRYWVSYDEFSQEAPQNEKGDHGIFLQIVLKGLGGLTGAKVESFLDKGIQGYREREDQAF